The window CGGGTTGTGGGTTGTCTGCGGGTACGTGGGGGCTGGTCGCGCAGTTCCCCGCGCCCCTAAAAGATTGCGCAGTTCCCCGCGCCCCTGAAGGCGATAGCCCCCTGCGTTTAAGGGGCGCGGGGAACTGCGCGACCAGCCCCCACCGGCCCGCGGTAAAACCACGACCCGACACCCCCCGCCCTATATCTTGATCACCATGCCGACCAGCCCCGCAGCCAGTCCGCTACCAGCGTCCCGTACGGAATCCGACGGCTCGGCCGTCATCCGGGTCCTCAGCTACAACATCCGCTCCATGCGAGACGACACCACCGCACTCGCCCGCGTGATCGCCGCCTGCGAACCGGACCTCGTGCTGGTTCAGGAAGCCCCCCGCTTCTTCCGGTGGCGCAAGAAACTGGCCCGGCTGGCCGCCGCGTCCGGCCAGGTGATCCTCTCCGGCGGCGGCACGGCATCGGGCCCCGCCCTCCTCTGCTCGCTGCGGGCGACGGTCGAGCACACCGAGGACGTACTGCTCCCGCTCACCCCGGGACTGCACAGACGCGGCTTCGCCACCGCGGTCGTCCGCTTCGGCGGCGCCCGTCTCGGCGTACTGAGCTGCCATCTCTCCCTCCAGAAGGACGAGCGCCACGAGCAGGGCGGCATGCTCCTCGACCGCCTCGCAGCCCTGGGCACCCCGCACGCCGTCGCGGGCGGCGACCTCAACGAACGACCGAACGGCCGCACCTTCAAACGCCTGGCCACAGAGCTTCAGGACGGCTGGGCGGTGGCCCCCTGGGGCGCGGAGTACACCTCGACCCCCGCCGACCCCCATCAGCGCATCGACGCGCTCTTCGCCACGGAGGGCGTGGAGGTCCTGGGCTGCGGGGTACCGCTCGGCCACCCCGGCGTGACGGAGGCCGATCTGCGGGCCGCCACGGACCACCTGCCGGTCCTGGCGGCCCTCAGGGTGCCCGCCGCTCCCCGGCCATAGACGGGGCCCTTCCATAGGCGAGGGCCCGCCCGGAGCGTCTCCGGACGGGCCCTCGTACATGTACCGATACGGGCCGGGAACAGGGTCAGACGACCGCGCCGCGCCCCGGGTCGTCCTCGTCTTCGTCGTCGCCGCGCATACGGCCCACCAGCGTGGCGAAGCCGCCGAGGAAACCGCCGATGCCGATGGTGGCGAGCCACCAGGTCATGGTCCAGCCGAGCAGGACGGCGAGGAGCAGCAGGAGCGGGCCGCCGATCACGGCCAGCCAGGCGAACTTGGCCGTCGCGTCCGCGGCGGGCAGCGGGGGCGGCTCGGGCGGCACGAAGTGGCCCTCGTCGTCCTCGTCGAAGTCCTCCTCGGCCGGTTCGGGCATCGAGTAGTCGCGTGGGCCGGAGACACCGGGCGCGAAGGCGACGGAGCTGCCGAGCGGCTTCTCGGCGGAGGGCTCGTCCTCCGCCGCCGGCTCCGCGGCCTCGGTGGCGTCCGTTGCGCCCTTCGTGTCCTTGGAGGTCTTGGGGTTTCTCGCGCTCTTCGTGTCGGTGTCGCCCGAGTCGTTCGTCTCGGGCTCCAGGAGCGCCAGGTCCTCGATCGACTTGAAGGGCTTGGCGCCGGGCGGGTCGGGCGGTTCGTCGCCGTACCCCGCGACGATCGCCTCCCACGCCGCGGCCTCGTCGAACGACGGGCCCTGTTCCTCGCCGGACGGCGCGTCCTTCTCCTCGGGTTCGCGGTCCGCGTCGTGCTCAGCCACCAGTGGCCGTCCCTTCCTGCTGACCCGCCTGGCCCGCGCCGGTCTCCTTGCCGGCGCCGGGTGCGAGCCGGGAGACGAAGGCGAAGCTCTCCTCGAAGATCCGGTCCGCGTCGTGGTCCAACGTCGCGACGTGGTAGCTCTGTTCCAGGAGTATCTCCGCGACGTCGGTCGACGACACCCGGCTGAGGATGCGGGCCGAGTCGGCGGGCGGCACGACATGGTCCTGCGGGCTGTGCAGGAGCAGCATCGGCTGCGTCACCTGCGGGAGCTCGCCGTC is drawn from Streptomyces liliifuscus and contains these coding sequences:
- a CDS encoding endonuclease/exonuclease/phosphatase family protein, with protein sequence MPTSPAASPLPASRTESDGSAVIRVLSYNIRSMRDDTTALARVIAACEPDLVLVQEAPRFFRWRKKLARLAAASGQVILSGGGTASGPALLCSLRATVEHTEDVLLPLTPGLHRRGFATAVVRFGGARLGVLSCHLSLQKDERHEQGGMLLDRLAALGTPHAVAGGDLNERPNGRTFKRLATELQDGWAVAPWGAEYTSTPADPHQRIDALFATEGVEVLGCGVPLGHPGVTEADLRAATDHLPVLAALRVPAAPRP